One part of the Streptomyces lydicus genome encodes these proteins:
- a CDS encoding pyridoxal-phosphate dependent enzyme produces the protein MRYDSITDAIGDTPLVRIDPAVHGLRHIDLYAKLEMLNPFGSVKDRAAWNMARPGLPDAVRRGATIVELSSGNTAKALAVIAGMHGLPFKSVTNRMRVPEIKELLLLLGAEIEELPGRSECLDPTDTEDPLTLFHQELTRPGRPSLHTDQYFNDLNTAAHAAGTGPEIIADLDGRAPDWFVACVGTAGSSTGVARALRAHDPAVRVVGLVGEKSDFIPGIRTLDEVHEVGLFDPATYDTIEAVAADDALDGMLTLIRRCGLLAGPTGGAAYHGAVRHLRPLDAESAGAAGADGRRRTAVFIVCDRVESYLGYVRERRPELLGRPPARNSVATLTDAEIRATTVIDTTDARKWIAAERPLVVDLRGPFAYAALHIDGSINIVDELFDELLRGGLPFSKRQPVLLACPVGEKSVRYAALLTRMGHPDVRSLAGGIIAWRDAGAPLVRD, from the coding sequence ATGAGGTACGACAGCATCACCGACGCCATCGGCGACACCCCGCTCGTGCGCATCGACCCGGCCGTGCACGGCCTGCGCCACATCGATCTGTACGCGAAGCTGGAGATGCTCAACCCCTTCGGCTCGGTCAAGGACCGGGCGGCCTGGAACATGGCCCGGCCCGGCCTGCCCGACGCGGTGCGCCGCGGCGCGACGATCGTCGAGCTGTCCAGCGGGAACACCGCCAAGGCGCTGGCCGTCATCGCGGGGATGCACGGCCTGCCGTTCAAGAGCGTCACCAACCGGATGCGGGTGCCGGAGATCAAGGAGCTGCTCCTGCTGCTGGGCGCGGAGATCGAGGAGCTGCCCGGCCGGAGCGAGTGCCTCGACCCGACCGACACCGAGGACCCGCTCACCCTCTTCCACCAGGAGCTGACCCGGCCCGGCCGGCCGAGCCTGCACACCGACCAGTACTTCAACGACCTGAACACCGCGGCGCACGCGGCCGGCACCGGCCCGGAGATCATCGCCGACCTGGACGGCCGGGCCCCCGACTGGTTCGTCGCCTGTGTGGGCACCGCCGGTTCGTCCACCGGTGTGGCCAGGGCGCTGCGGGCGCACGATCCCGCGGTCCGGGTCGTCGGACTGGTCGGTGAGAAGTCCGACTTCATCCCGGGCATCCGCACCCTCGACGAGGTGCACGAGGTCGGCCTCTTCGACCCCGCCACCTACGACACGATCGAGGCGGTCGCCGCCGACGACGCGCTGGACGGAATGCTGACGCTGATCCGCCGCTGCGGCCTGCTCGCCGGGCCCACGGGCGGCGCGGCGTACCACGGCGCGGTGCGCCATCTGCGGCCGCTGGACGCGGAGTCGGCCGGGGCGGCGGGCGCGGACGGGCGCCGGCGGACCGCCGTCTTCATCGTCTGCGACCGCGTCGAGAGCTACCTCGGCTACGTCCGCGAACGCCGGCCGGAGCTGCTGGGCCGGCCGCCCGCGCGGAACTCGGTGGCCACCCTCACCGACGCCGAGATACGGGCGACGACCGTCATCGACACCACCGACGCCCGGAAGTGGATCGCCGCCGAACGCCCGCTGGTGGTCGACCTCCGCGGCCCCTTCGCCTACGCCGCCCTGCACATCGACGGCTCGATCAACATCGTGGACGAACTGTTCGACGAACTCCTGCGCGGCGGGCTGCCGTTCAGCAAGCGGCAGCCGGTCCTGCTGGCCTGTCCGGTCGGCGAGAAGTCCGTACGGTACGCGGCGCTGCTGACGCGGATGGGCCATCCCGACGTCCGCAGCCTGGCCGGCGGCATCATCGCCTGGCGCGACGCGGGCGCTCCCCTGGTGCGGGACTGA
- a CDS encoding alanine racemase, whose product MNGALQLEPHLEPPLATVLRAPAFLHTLVDALGSPLNIVLPDRIAANVGRFRAVHGRHSLAGQVYFAHKANRSRALVRRLAATDAGIDVASLGELQHALGAGFTPDRIVATGPKDPQFRWLAARTGVTVSVDGEGELAGLAALVRRHGLAPVRVLLRLSGFEAAASGIRVRSRQSRFGTSVTLLDGLLDAVERHRDAVEPVGVGHHLDTTSLDEKALALEGALHAMDALRRRGFRPRAVDIGGGFGVNYLADGAAWDRYTTALTHAVLGSRPPLTWGGHGYGLRAEGGTLRGALGLYPAHRPLAGAAYLDALLARPAPSLGGRPLGTLLLENLYDLYSEPGRALVDQCGLSLARVLEVRSTAAGDRLVRLAMTADDVSLEEHGVLMDPVLVPRDGPGPAADDDAGCDGTGSDGGGPGAHGVYLTGSLCLESDLITRRAVFLPRPPRPGDLLAFANTAGYCMDFSATRAQAQPVAHKVAAWEEDGSWRWCLDEQYWPLTPSGGLTA is encoded by the coding sequence ATGAACGGTGCCCTTCAACTGGAACCGCACCTGGAACCACCGCTGGCGACCGTACTGCGCGCACCGGCCTTCCTGCACACGCTCGTCGACGCGCTCGGCTCACCGCTCAACATCGTCCTCCCCGACCGGATCGCCGCGAACGTCGGCCGCTTCCGCGCCGTCCACGGCCGGCACAGCCTCGCCGGGCAGGTCTACTTCGCGCACAAGGCGAACCGCTCCCGCGCCCTGGTGCGCCGGCTCGCCGCCACGGACGCCGGCATCGACGTCGCCTCGCTGGGCGAGCTCCAGCACGCGCTGGGCGCCGGCTTCACCCCGGACCGGATCGTGGCGACCGGCCCCAAGGACCCGCAGTTCCGGTGGCTCGCCGCGCGCACCGGCGTCACGGTCAGCGTCGACGGGGAGGGCGAACTGGCCGGGCTGGCGGCGCTGGTACGCCGCCACGGCCTCGCGCCGGTGCGCGTCCTGCTGCGGTTATCGGGGTTCGAGGCGGCGGCGTCCGGGATCCGGGTGCGCTCCCGGCAGAGCCGGTTCGGCACCTCCGTGACGCTGCTGGACGGCCTGCTGGACGCGGTCGAACGCCACCGGGACGCCGTCGAACCGGTCGGTGTGGGCCACCACCTCGACACCACCAGCCTCGACGAGAAGGCACTCGCCCTCGAAGGCGCGCTGCACGCCATGGACGCGCTGCGCCGCCGCGGCTTCCGACCGCGGGCCGTCGACATCGGCGGCGGCTTCGGCGTCAACTACCTCGCGGACGGCGCCGCCTGGGACCGGTACACCACCGCGCTCACCCACGCCGTGCTGGGCAGCCGCCCCCCGCTGACCTGGGGCGGACACGGCTACGGCCTGCGGGCGGAGGGCGGCACCCTGCGCGGCGCCCTCGGCCTCTACCCGGCCCACCGGCCGCTCGCCGGCGCCGCCTACCTCGACGCGCTGCTCGCCCGCCCGGCACCGTCGCTGGGCGGCCGCCCGCTGGGCACCCTGCTGCTGGAGAACCTCTACGACCTGTACAGCGAGCCGGGCCGGGCCCTGGTGGACCAGTGCGGGCTGTCCCTGGCGCGGGTGCTGGAGGTGCGCAGCACGGCCGCCGGCGACCGGCTCGTACGGCTGGCCATGACGGCGGACGACGTCAGCCTGGAGGAGCACGGCGTCCTGATGGACCCGGTGCTCGTACCGCGCGACGGGCCGGGCCCGGCGGCCGACGACGACGCCGGGTGCGACGGCACCGGGAGCGACGGCGGCGGGCCGGGCGCGCACGGGGTGTACCTGACGGGCAGCCTGTGCCTGGAGTCCGATCTGATCACCCGCAGGGCCGTCTTCCTGCCCCGCCCGCCACGCCCCGGAGACCTGCTCGCGTTCGCCAACACCGCCGGCTACTGCATGGACTTCAGCGCCACCCGCGCACAGGCGCAGCCCGTCGCGCACAAGGTCGCCGCCTGGGAGGAGGACGGCTCCTGGCGCTGGTGCCTCGACGAGCAGTACTGGCCGCTCACACCTTCTGGGGGACTCACGGCATGA
- a CDS encoding GNAT family N-acetyltransferase has product MDDDAVAGFVQIARPRELTARWRAELIACWTVVANSGGAVVPLAFPVPPVDAEQVAPAADALVAGLAPDRGRLLLATVEGTLAGWLVVRRELHPLIRHWGVVNHVQTHPAFRGRGIGSALLRRARGTATEMGLEQLHIGVREGLGLEDFYRRLGWTEVGRWPGALRLAPGDDRDEILMALDLRTAG; this is encoded by the coding sequence ATGGACGACGACGCGGTGGCCGGGTTCGTGCAGATCGCCCGGCCGCGGGAGCTGACCGCGCGGTGGCGCGCGGAACTCATCGCCTGCTGGACGGTTGTGGCCAACTCCGGTGGGGCGGTCGTCCCGCTCGCCTTCCCCGTGCCGCCGGTCGACGCCGAACAGGTCGCGCCGGCCGCCGACGCACTCGTCGCCGGGCTCGCCCCGGACCGGGGCCGGCTGCTGCTGGCCACCGTCGAGGGCACGCTCGCGGGCTGGTTGGTCGTGCGCAGGGAGCTGCACCCGCTGATCCGGCACTGGGGCGTGGTCAACCACGTCCAGACGCACCCCGCCTTCCGCGGCCGCGGGATCGGCAGCGCGCTGCTGCGGCGGGCCCGGGGCACGGCGACGGAAATGGGCCTGGAGCAACTGCACATCGGGGTCCGGGAGGGGCTGGGGCTGGAGGACTTCTACCGGCGGCTGGGCTGGACGGAGGTCGGCCGGTGGCCCGGCGCGCTGCGGCTCGCGCCGGGCGACGACCGGGACGAGATCCTGATGGCGCTCGACCTGCGGACGGCCGGCTGA
- a CDS encoding site-2 protease family protein, whose product MNGSLQIGQVVGVPLRMHWSVPLLVGLFAFGLGRQALPAWMPGRPPAVYALGGVIGAVLLTGSLLLHETAHAATARRRKISVEDVTLWALGGMTRMGRPQSAAAAFAVAVSGPLTSLALGGLALGAGIGLQRLAGWAELPAVILLWLGWANLFLGVFNLLPAVPLDGGRVVQAVLWWRTKDRDRADLAASRGGQVMGVLFVAAGWISVLRGAPGGLWIVFVGLFVMVVAGAERRRAALHTSLRGVRVADAMSSPVVTGADWLTVQRFIDEVAVPAHHTALPLLDFEGRPSGLVQLQRLASVPPPSRETARVREVATPLSQCAVAAPDDLLSDAVDRFTLRTGPRLLVLDAGRLVGIVTGKDVTRLMQRRTLSARENGDRADD is encoded by the coding sequence ATGAACGGTTCACTACAGATCGGCCAGGTCGTCGGGGTGCCGCTGCGGATGCACTGGAGCGTGCCCCTCCTGGTGGGCCTGTTCGCGTTCGGGCTCGGCCGGCAGGCCCTGCCCGCGTGGATGCCGGGCCGCCCGCCCGCCGTCTACGCCCTCGGCGGCGTCATCGGCGCCGTCCTGCTCACCGGCAGCCTGCTGCTGCACGAGACGGCCCATGCGGCGACCGCCCGCCGCCGGAAGATCTCGGTCGAGGACGTCACGCTGTGGGCGCTGGGCGGGATGACGCGGATGGGCCGCCCGCAGTCCGCCGCCGCGGCCTTCGCGGTGGCCGTCAGCGGCCCGCTCACCAGCCTCGCCCTCGGCGGCCTGGCGCTCGGCGCGGGCATCGGGCTGCAGCGCCTGGCCGGCTGGGCGGAGCTCCCCGCGGTGATCCTGCTCTGGCTCGGCTGGGCCAACCTCTTCCTGGGCGTCTTCAACCTGCTGCCCGCGGTGCCGCTGGACGGCGGACGGGTGGTGCAGGCGGTGCTGTGGTGGCGCACCAAGGACCGCGACCGCGCCGACCTGGCGGCCTCCCGCGGCGGGCAGGTCATGGGCGTCCTGTTCGTGGCGGCCGGCTGGATCTCCGTACTGCGCGGGGCGCCGGGCGGGCTGTGGATCGTCTTCGTCGGCCTGTTCGTCATGGTCGTCGCCGGGGCGGAGCGGCGCCGTGCCGCGCTGCACACGTCGCTGCGCGGCGTACGGGTCGCCGACGCCATGTCCAGCCCCGTCGTCACCGGCGCCGACTGGCTGACCGTGCAGCGCTTCATCGACGAGGTGGCGGTGCCCGCCCACCACACCGCCCTGCCGCTGCTCGACTTCGAGGGCCGCCCCAGCGGCCTGGTGCAACTCCAGCGGCTCGCCTCCGTACCGCCCCCGAGCCGGGAGACGGCCCGGGTGCGCGAGGTGGCGACCCCGCTGTCCCAGTGCGCCGTGGCCGCGCCGGACGACCTGCTGAGCGACGCCGTCGACCGCTTCACCCTGCGCACCGGGCCCCGGCTGCTGGTCCTGGACGCGGGCCGGCTGGTCGGCATCGTCACGGGCAAGGACGTGACCCGGCTGATGCAGCGGCGCACCCTGAGCGCCCGGGAGAACGGTGACCGGGCCGACGACTGA
- a CDS encoding PP2C family protein-serine/threonine phosphatase produces MPYVTVTALSHPGLIRDHNEDSLVAGPWTLCATVTENPQTLVFPRGHPLVVAVADGIGGQPGGEVASALTVRQLAAVGPALDGAQAVQDALKLCNQAVYAAADRDPELLTMGTTVAGAVVLAESLLVFNVGDSRVLGVTEDGLRQVSIDDSPPLQPGRRTTSLVTQALGGAPGFSPITPHVSTAPLTPGDRYLICTDGLTDPVPQDELDEVLRAHDDGRAAFELWRAAIEAGGPDNITLALVGVGD; encoded by the coding sequence ATGCCGTACGTCACCGTGACCGCCCTCAGCCACCCCGGCCTGATCCGGGACCACAACGAGGACAGCCTGGTGGCCGGCCCGTGGACGCTGTGCGCGACCGTGACCGAGAATCCGCAGACGCTGGTGTTCCCGCGCGGCCACCCGCTCGTCGTCGCGGTCGCCGACGGCATCGGCGGCCAGCCGGGCGGTGAGGTGGCCAGCGCGCTGACCGTACGGCAGCTGGCGGCGGTCGGCCCGGCGCTGGACGGCGCGCAGGCCGTCCAGGACGCCCTGAAGCTCTGCAACCAGGCGGTGTACGCGGCCGCCGACCGCGACCCCGAACTGCTCACCATGGGGACGACGGTGGCCGGCGCGGTCGTCCTGGCGGAGTCGCTGCTGGTCTTCAACGTCGGCGACAGCCGGGTCCTGGGCGTCACCGAGGACGGCCTGCGGCAGGTCAGCATCGACGACAGCCCGCCCCTGCAGCCCGGCCGTCGCACCACCTCCCTGGTCACCCAGGCGCTCGGCGGCGCCCCCGGCTTCAGCCCGATCACCCCGCACGTCAGCACGGCCCCGCTCACGCCCGGTGACCGCTACCTCATCTGCACCGACGGCCTGACCGACCCGGTGCCGCAGGACGAGCTGGACGAGGTGCTGCGCGCCCACGACGACGGCCGGGCCGCCTTCGAGCTCTGGCGGGCCGCCATCGAGGCCGGCGGCCCGGACAACATCACGCTGGCGCTGGTCGGCGTCGGGGACTGA
- a CDS encoding protein kinase domain-containing protein has translation MEHRILGERYELVEQLGHGGMGTVHRAVDRRLRRTVAVKTLSAELALQPEFLARFQREAHAAAALNHPGVATVHDVGEDAGGGSAEPYLVMEYVPGRALSQVLADGLLPVAQAVDLAGQVLDALEHSHRHAIVHRDIKPANVMLTATGRVKVVDFGIAKALSEVATRLTGTGVAVGTPAYLAPEQINGAETDHRTDLYAVGCLLHELLTGRPPYTGDSPFSVMHQHLAAVPPAASALRPGLPPAVDEVIRRALHKNRADRFADATEMKAALDAAAGAAPAAPVRTPTALDPRAGAVAAGAPAPSPAPPRGEPAGRAARRWPARVVFRPTAEGAVALLGCFLALVISRSEVIEVGRFSHVALGAAVAGAVLLPWSARLACAVVWGPVAEAVAVWSELSRGSLGWDTRYVVIALLLGAVAALCFAAGYRDERSGGFALIAFWFTGLTSVWFFLDDLHKIGVFYVLLLGVTLAVGAQVLKARTRPPRAAAEPRGTADAAHAAAGTGAAARG, from the coding sequence GTGGAGCACAGAATCCTGGGCGAACGGTACGAGCTGGTGGAGCAGCTCGGGCACGGCGGGATGGGCACGGTCCACCGTGCCGTCGACCGCCGGCTGCGCCGCACCGTCGCGGTCAAGACGCTCTCCGCCGAGCTGGCGCTGCAGCCCGAGTTCCTCGCCCGTTTCCAGCGCGAGGCGCACGCCGCGGCGGCGCTCAACCACCCCGGGGTGGCCACCGTCCACGACGTGGGGGAGGACGCCGGCGGCGGCAGCGCCGAGCCCTACCTCGTGATGGAGTACGTACCGGGCCGGGCCCTCAGTCAGGTCCTGGCCGACGGCCTGCTGCCGGTGGCGCAGGCGGTCGACCTCGCCGGCCAGGTGCTGGACGCGCTGGAGCACAGCCACCGGCACGCCATCGTGCACCGGGACATCAAGCCGGCGAACGTGATGCTCACCGCCACCGGCCGGGTCAAGGTCGTCGACTTCGGCATCGCCAAGGCCCTCAGCGAGGTGGCCACCCGGCTGACCGGGACCGGCGTGGCGGTCGGCACCCCCGCCTATCTGGCGCCGGAGCAGATCAACGGGGCCGAGACCGATCACCGCACGGACCTGTACGCGGTGGGCTGCCTGCTCCACGAGCTGCTGACCGGGCGGCCCCCGTACACCGGGGACTCGCCGTTCTCCGTCATGCACCAGCACCTGGCCGCGGTACCGCCGGCGGCGTCCGCGCTGCGGCCGGGGCTGCCACCGGCCGTCGACGAGGTGATCCGCCGGGCGCTGCACAAGAACCGGGCGGACCGGTTCGCGGACGCGACGGAGATGAAGGCGGCGCTCGACGCGGCGGCCGGGGCCGCGCCGGCCGCCCCCGTACGGACGCCCACGGCGCTCGATCCCCGGGCCGGTGCGGTCGCCGCCGGGGCGCCGGCGCCGTCCCCCGCGCCGCCCCGCGGTGAACCGGCGGGGCGGGCCGCACGCCGGTGGCCGGCGCGGGTGGTGTTCCGGCCGACGGCCGAGGGGGCGGTCGCGCTGCTCGGCTGCTTCCTGGCGCTGGTGATCTCCCGTAGCGAGGTGATCGAGGTCGGCCGGTTCTCGCACGTCGCGCTGGGCGCCGCGGTGGCGGGGGCGGTGCTGCTGCCGTGGTCGGCGCGGCTGGCGTGCGCGGTGGTGTGGGGCCCGGTGGCCGAGGCGGTGGCCGTGTGGTCCGAGCTGTCCCGCGGCTCCCTCGGCTGGGACACCCGCTACGTCGTCATCGCCCTGCTGCTGGGTGCCGTGGCCGCGCTCTGCTTCGCCGCCGGCTACCGGGACGAGCGCAGCGGCGGCTTCGCCCTGATCGCGTTCTGGTTCACCGGTCTGACCTCGGTCTGGTTCTTCCTCGACGACCTGCACAAGATAGGCGTCTTCTACGTCCTGCTGCTGGGGGTCACGCTCGCCGTCGGCGCCCAGGTCCTCAAGGCGCGCACCCGGCCGCCGCGGGCCGCCGCCGAGCCGCGCGGCACCGCGGACGCCGCGCACGCCGCCGCCGGGACCGGCGCCGCGGCCCGCGGCTGA
- a CDS encoding MBL fold metallo-hydrolase, whose protein sequence is MSESTPVTALTVRYLGGPTAVLEIAGVRLLTDPTFDPPGDYPIGDRTLVKTAGPALDAATLGPVDAVLLSHDQHPDNLDRAGRAFLDGAPLVLSTASAQARLGGTVRALANWAETTLPLPDGRTLRITGVPAQHGPDGSEHLVGEVTGFLLSGEELPTVYVSGDNAALDVVRAVAERAGTVDVALLFAGGARTPLLGDAYLTLPSDQAAEAALILGARAVVPLHFEHWKHFTQGAGTLAAAFERAGLADRLHLLEPGGQTVV, encoded by the coding sequence ATGAGCGAGTCCACCCCCGTCACCGCACTGACCGTCCGCTATCTCGGCGGGCCCACCGCGGTCCTGGAGATCGCCGGCGTACGGCTGCTGACCGACCCCACCTTCGATCCGCCCGGCGACTACCCGATCGGCGACCGCACCCTGGTGAAGACCGCCGGCCCGGCGCTGGACGCGGCCACGCTCGGGCCGGTCGACGCGGTGCTGCTCTCCCACGACCAGCACCCGGACAACCTCGACCGCGCCGGCCGGGCCTTCCTCGACGGTGCGCCGCTGGTGCTGTCCACCGCCTCCGCGCAGGCACGGCTCGGCGGCACCGTACGGGCGCTGGCCAACTGGGCGGAGACCACCCTGCCGCTCCCGGACGGCAGAACGCTGCGGATCACCGGTGTGCCCGCGCAGCACGGTCCGGACGGCTCCGAGCACCTGGTCGGCGAGGTCACCGGCTTCCTGCTGTCCGGCGAGGAGCTGCCGACGGTCTACGTCAGCGGCGACAACGCCGCACTCGACGTGGTGCGCGCGGTCGCCGAGCGGGCCGGGACGGTCGATGTGGCGCTGCTGTTCGCCGGCGGCGCGCGGACCCCGCTGCTCGGCGACGCCTACCTCACGCTGCCGAGCGACCAGGCGGCCGAGGCGGCGCTCATCCTGGGCGCCCGGGCGGTGGTTCCGCTGCACTTCGAGCACTGGAAGCACTTCACCCAGGGCGCCGGCACCCTGGCCGCGGCCTTCGAACGGGCGGGCCTCGCCGACCGGCTGCACCTGCTGGAGCCGGGCGGGCAGACCGTCGTGTGA
- a CDS encoding sensor histidine kinase, with protein sequence MSAARRRAALRLPGWTATLYWKFAVFLTVMCCTLAALLGVLVHVLVGRQTEGQARGAALDELDNAVATYIAGEPLGRNAAVDPPDLPRALREMARHKERGTQLADHRGRPTMWAVAPVDGGRALAVRLDYSDRAAATQGLDRAIIGSSAAAIGATVLVGLVAVSRITRRLHHTARVARRISTGDLDARVNDPRARRPGHAQDEAGAVAAALDAMAATLQAKLHSEQRFTADVSHELRTPLTGLHAAAELLPPGRPTEMVQERIRTMRRLTEDLLEISRLDAQVERAELDVHQLGPLAERAARATGTSTEVRVVRDARVETDRRRLERVLGNLVANAHKHGRRPVVLTVDGPVVTVRDHGDGFPGYLLDEGPQRFKSSSGNGRRTGHGLGLTIATGQARVLGAALRFSNAPDGGAVATLRLAGASGTGPGEQPVRAAT encoded by the coding sequence GTGAGCGCCGCCCGGCGGCGGGCGGCGCTGCGGCTGCCCGGCTGGACGGCCACGCTCTACTGGAAGTTCGCGGTCTTCCTCACCGTCATGTGCTGCACGCTCGCCGCGCTGCTCGGCGTCCTCGTGCACGTCCTGGTGGGCCGGCAGACCGAGGGCCAGGCCCGCGGCGCGGCCCTGGACGAGCTGGACAACGCGGTGGCGACGTACATCGCCGGGGAGCCGCTCGGCCGCAACGCGGCGGTGGACCCGCCGGACCTGCCCCGCGCGCTGCGCGAGATGGCACGGCACAAGGAGCGCGGCACCCAGCTCGCCGACCACCGGGGCCGGCCGACGATGTGGGCGGTGGCGCCGGTCGACGGCGGCAGGGCACTGGCCGTACGCCTCGACTACAGCGACCGGGCCGCCGCCACGCAGGGCCTGGACCGCGCCATCATCGGCTCCTCGGCCGCCGCGATCGGGGCCACCGTGCTCGTCGGGCTGGTCGCCGTCTCGCGCATCACCCGCCGGCTGCACCACACCGCGCGGGTGGCCCGCCGGATCAGCACCGGCGATCTCGACGCCCGCGTCAACGACCCTCGCGCGCGGCGCCCCGGGCACGCCCAGGACGAGGCCGGGGCGGTGGCGGCGGCGCTCGACGCGATGGCCGCCACGCTCCAGGCCAAGCTGCACAGCGAACAGCGCTTCACCGCCGATGTCTCGCACGAGCTGCGCACCCCGCTCACCGGGCTGCACGCGGCCGCCGAGCTGCTGCCGCCCGGCCGCCCGACGGAGATGGTGCAGGAGCGCATCCGGACCATGCGCCGGCTGACCGAGGACCTGCTGGAGATCTCCCGGCTCGACGCGCAGGTGGAGCGGGCCGAACTCGACGTCCACCAACTGGGTCCGCTGGCCGAGCGGGCGGCGCGCGCCACGGGGACGTCGACCGAGGTGCGCGTCGTACGGGACGCCCGGGTGGAGACCGACCGGCGCAGGCTGGAGCGGGTGCTGGGCAACCTCGTCGCGAACGCCCACAAGCACGGCCGCCGGCCCGTGGTGCTGACCGTCGACGGCCCGGTGGTGACCGTGCGGGACCACGGCGACGGGTTTCCCGGCTACCTCCTCGACGAGGGGCCGCAGCGCTTCAAGAGCAGTTCGGGCAACGGCCGCCGGACGGGCCACGGGCTGGGCCTGACGATCGCCACCGGGCAGGCCCGGGTGCTCGGTGCCGCGCTGCGGTTCTCGAACGCGCCCGACGGCGGGGCGGTGGCCACCCTCCGGCTCGCCGGGGCCAGCGGCACCGGGCCGGGGGAACAGCCCGTCCGCGCGGCCACTTGA
- a CDS encoding SCO2400 family protein, which yields MDYCSSCRRNLNGALVCPGCGDYAPDIAPPGRHRGGAAAAAASSSWDSWPSEATAASAPHVPSAPQVPDLFDPAPAGSGGTPAGGAAAAQGASTGADAGAEHGFDGASGTGQGRAARRRQMARWKKHRRRAAAATAFALAGGALTVALLPNKPSTGQTQAAGSPDPELAGTPGTEHTDAASEQPDARASRHLDSRPPRAAGRPPQGTGPAAAPDTTSRQPAPAATHPAAAPSTAPHSASAPAAAPHTDSAGSGPAAAPRTGAPAPAGGSDAGSSSVSRTPSTQTQTQTQQPAPTSPSADPTSPSHVCLLGVVCLG from the coding sequence ATGGACTACTGCTCCTCGTGCCGCCGGAACCTCAACGGGGCGCTGGTGTGCCCGGGTTGCGGTGATTACGCCCCTGACATAGCCCCGCCCGGCCGCCATCGCGGTGGCGCGGCCGCTGCCGCGGCGTCGTCGTCGTGGGACAGCTGGCCGTCGGAGGCGACCGCCGCGAGTGCCCCGCACGTTCCGAGTGCCCCGCAGGTTCCTGATCTCTTCGACCCGGCGCCGGCCGGGAGCGGCGGGACGCCCGCCGGTGGGGCGGCCGCGGCGCAGGGTGCCTCGACGGGGGCGGACGCCGGTGCGGAGCACGGCTTCGACGGCGCCTCCGGCACGGGGCAGGGCCGGGCCGCGCGGCGCCGGCAGATGGCGCGTTGGAAGAAGCACCGGCGCCGGGCCGCGGCCGCGACGGCGTTCGCGCTCGCCGGTGGTGCCCTGACCGTGGCGCTGCTGCCGAACAAGCCGTCCACCGGCCAGACGCAGGCGGCCGGGTCACCCGACCCCGAGCTCGCGGGCACGCCTGGTACGGAGCACACCGACGCGGCGTCGGAGCAGCCGGACGCGCGGGCCTCGCGGCACCTCGACAGCCGTCCGCCGAGGGCGGCCGGCCGGCCGCCGCAGGGCACCGGCCCCGCCGCGGCCCCCGACACGACGAGCCGGCAGCCGGCCCCCGCCGCGACGCACCCCGCCGCGGCCCCGAGCACGGCGCCGCACAGCGCGTCGGCCCCGGCCGCGGCGCCGCACACCGACAGCGCCGGCAGCGGCCCGGCGGCGGCGCCCCGGACCGGCGCGCCCGCGCCCGCCGGGGGGTCCGACGCGGGCTCCTCGTCGGTGAGCCGCACGCCGTCCACGCAGACGCAGACGCAGACCCAGCAGCCGGCACCCACGTCGCCGTCGGCCGATCCGACCTCGCCGTCGCACGTGTGCCTGCTGGGAGTCGTCTGCCTCGGCTGA